Proteins encoded in a region of the Zea mays cultivar B73 chromosome 4, Zm-B73-REFERENCE-NAM-5.0, whole genome shotgun sequence genome:
- the LOC103653355 gene encoding uncharacterized protein isoform X2: MHQGYPKETLVRFLKAREWNVAKAHKMIVECLNWRIQNEIDSVLERPIAPVDLYRSICDSQLIGLSGYTKEATTTAKIIKVSGLKLSALSQIKDSGSHQVTPPHVDFADVSILVVELRTTIQCPERERWS; the protein is encoded by the exons ATGCACCAGGGCTATCCCAAAGAAACACTGGTGCGTTTCCTTAAGGCTAGAGAGTGGAATGTAGCAAAGGCTCATAAAATG ATTGTAGAATGTTTGAATTGGAGGATTCAAAATGAAATTGATAGTGTGCTGGAG AGGCCTATAGCCCCAGTAGATTTATACAGATCAATATGTGATTCACAACTTATTGGCCTGTCAGGATACACAAAGGAG GCTACAACTACAGCCAAAATCATAAAAGTGTCTGGTTTGAAGCTATCAGCACTAAGCCAAATAAAG gattccggctctcatcaagtgactcccCCTCATGTTGACTTTGCggatgtctcaattctagtggtggagctacgaacaacaatccaATGTCCTGAGCGAGAGCGATGGAgttaa
- the LOC103653355 gene encoding protein real-time isoform X1 → MHQGYPKETLVRFLKAREWNVAKAHKMIVECLNWRIQNEIDSVLERPIAPVDLYRSICDSQLIGLSGYTKEGLPIFGIGVGHSTYDKASVITLMLAICLVGYNYSQNHKSVWFEAISTKPNKGFRLSSSDSPSC, encoded by the exons ATGCACCAGGGCTATCCCAAAGAAACACTGGTGCGTTTCCTTAAGGCTAGAGAGTGGAATGTAGCAAAGGCTCATAAAATG ATTGTAGAATGTTTGAATTGGAGGATTCAAAATGAAATTGATAGTGTGCTGGAG AGGCCTATAGCCCCAGTAGATTTATACAGATCAATATGTGATTCACAACTTATTGGCCTGTCAGGATACACAAAGGAG GGTCTCCCAATTTTTGGCATTGGTGTTGGGCATAGCACATATGACAAAGCTTCGGTAATTACTCTGATGCTTGCTATTTGTTTGGTAGGCTACAACTACAGCCAAAATCATAAAAGTGTCTGGTTTGAAGCTATCAGCACTAAGCCAAATAAAG gattccggctctcatcaagtgactcccCCTCATGTTGA